A single window of Bradyrhizobium daqingense DNA harbors:
- a CDS encoding ribbon-helix-helix domain-containing protein → MAKSITVTPKKKRGRPATGRDPHVTARLPQNLIDAIEVWAFKNGSSRSEAIRRLVEIGLKAKTK, encoded by the coding sequence ATGGCAAAGTCAATAACGGTGACACCGAAAAAGAAGCGAGGCCGCCCGGCCACCGGGCGCGATCCACACGTTACTGCGCGCCTGCCGCAGAACTTGATAGACGCAATCGAGGTGTGGGCTTTTAAGAATGGGTCCTCCCGCTCCGAAGCCATCCGGCGGCTGGTCGAGATCGGGCTAAAGGCCAAAACGAAGTAG
- a CDS encoding integrase, giving the protein MPRPAKPARLWLRPADKDRDSIWLVLHRGKQISTGCSKDDHQGAEKFFQDYLAKQFSVTAKPKQRPAEEIYIAEVVATYLKVKGATVARPKALAQRMDAVLDFWGEKTLADISRATCKEYEDQRGSSAAARRELEDLRSAINMAIADGVCRHMIKVTVPEPPPKRTTFLQPDQVAQLLWRAYRFRQTFKGEPTKYHPTRHVARFIICAVYTGSRSARIWRASFEKEEGRPYVDVENGLFHRTWLGENVPTNKRAPVQRIPARLLAHLRRWRRLGARYVCEYQGRAADPKKAFARLAKAVFPGTDTKVVRHTFRHTAATWLMQRRADKFEAAGYLGMTMKTLESIYGHHHPDHQSSVGDAFSKKRGKAA; this is encoded by the coding sequence ATGCCGCGTCCAGCCAAACCAGCCCGCCTCTGGCTCCGTCCTGCGGACAAGGACCGCGATAGCATCTGGCTCGTCCTGCACCGAGGAAAGCAGATTAGCACTGGCTGCAGCAAGGATGACCACCAAGGCGCTGAAAAGTTCTTCCAGGACTATCTAGCCAAGCAGTTCAGCGTCACCGCGAAGCCGAAGCAGCGCCCGGCCGAAGAGATCTACATCGCGGAAGTCGTGGCCACGTATCTCAAAGTGAAGGGCGCAACTGTCGCTCGGCCCAAGGCGCTGGCTCAGCGTATGGACGCTGTACTCGATTTTTGGGGCGAGAAGACGCTTGCCGACATTTCGCGCGCGACCTGCAAGGAATACGAAGACCAGCGCGGCTCTAGCGCGGCAGCGCGGCGCGAGCTTGAAGACCTCAGGTCAGCGATCAACATGGCCATCGCAGATGGCGTGTGTCGCCATATGATCAAGGTGACGGTGCCAGAGCCGCCACCGAAAAGAACGACCTTCCTTCAACCGGACCAGGTCGCGCAATTGCTGTGGCGTGCGTACCGCTTTCGTCAGACCTTCAAGGGTGAGCCCACCAAGTATCATCCAACTCGGCACGTGGCCCGCTTCATTATCTGCGCGGTCTATACTGGCAGCCGGTCGGCGCGGATATGGCGGGCCTCGTTCGAGAAAGAGGAGGGGAGACCGTATGTCGACGTCGAAAACGGGCTGTTCCATCGGACTTGGCTCGGCGAGAACGTTCCAACGAACAAACGGGCGCCCGTGCAGCGCATTCCCGCGCGCCTATTGGCTCATCTGAGGCGATGGCGGCGCCTAGGAGCGCGTTACGTGTGCGAGTACCAGGGACGCGCTGCCGACCCTAAAAAGGCGTTTGCGAGGCTTGCGAAGGCCGTCTTCCCTGGCACTGACACAAAGGTGGTTCGCCACACCTTCCGCCACACGGCCGCTACGTGGCTGATGCAGCGCCGCGCAGACAAATTCGAAGCGGCCGGCTACCTAGGGATGACGATGAAGACCCTAGAGTCTATCTACGGGCATCACCACCCAGACCACCAGTCGAGCGTTGGCGACGCGTTTTCAAAGAAGAGGGGCAAGGCGGCATGA
- a CDS encoding IS5-like element ISBj5_B family transposase has product MRPKKHKTTGSNDLFRARLDQIINMKHELVLLAGKVDWDWIDGEIAPLYSENGRPGIETRFMIGLLLLKHIYGLSDEEVCERWVHDPYFQFFTGEEFFQHTFPHERSDLSHWRKRLGDKLELLLAESLRVAHEAGALRSQDLKRVTVDTTVQPKAITFPTDAKLLHAAIKGLNRLAIRHGVRLRQSYARIAKAAAMMAGRYAHAKQFRRHQRQLRILRSRLGRIIRDIRRKIEGQPALEQAFALPLGRATQIRSQQQRQRGWKLYSFHAPEVECIGKGKASAPYEFGVKASIVTNNRRAPGGLFVLHASALPDNPYDGHTLRDVIDRTETLTGCPIERAYVDKGYRGHDAQNPRRVFISGQKRGVFGVIKRELRRRSAIEPIIGHLKAEGHLGRCYLKGRAGDAANVVLSAVGHNFRRILAWLRYLLCLFLAQLWRTLARPASINPAS; this is encoded by the coding sequence ATGCGGCCGAAGAAGCACAAGACGACGGGATCGAACGATCTGTTCCGGGCTCGGCTCGACCAGATCATCAATATGAAGCACGAGCTGGTTCTGCTCGCCGGCAAGGTCGATTGGGACTGGATCGACGGCGAGATCGCGCCGCTCTACAGCGAGAACGGCAGGCCCGGGATCGAGACGCGCTTCATGATCGGTCTGCTGTTGCTCAAGCACATTTACGGGCTGTCCGATGAGGAGGTGTGCGAGCGCTGGGTCCATGACCCATACTTCCAGTTCTTCACCGGGGAAGAGTTCTTTCAGCACACGTTCCCGCACGAGCGCTCGGACCTGAGCCATTGGCGCAAGCGGCTTGGCGACAAGCTGGAGTTGCTGCTGGCCGAGAGCTTGCGGGTAGCGCACGAGGCCGGTGCATTACGCAGCCAGGACCTCAAGCGGGTTACGGTCGACACCACGGTGCAGCCGAAGGCCATCACCTTTCCGACCGATGCCAAGCTGCTGCATGCGGCCATCAAGGGGCTCAACCGCCTGGCGATCAGGCACGGCGTCAGGCTGCGGCAATCCTATGCTCGCATCGCCAAGGCCGCCGCGATGATGGCCGGCCGCTACGCCCATGCCAAACAGTTCAGGCGGCATCAGCGGCAGTTGCGTATCCTGCGTAGCCGGCTGGGCCGGATCATCCGCGACATCCGCCGCAAGATCGAAGGCCAGCCAGCACTGGAGCAGGCGTTCGCCCTCCCGCTCGGCCGGGCCACGCAGATCCGCTCGCAGCAGCAGCGCCAGCGCGGCTGGAAGCTCTATTCCTTCCATGCCCCGGAAGTGGAGTGCATCGGCAAGGGCAAGGCCAGCGCGCCTTACGAGTTCGGCGTGAAGGCCTCCATCGTCACCAACAACCGCCGGGCTCCCGGTGGCCTGTTCGTGCTGCACGCCAGCGCACTGCCCGACAACCCCTACGACGGTCACACCTTGCGGGACGTCATTGACCGCACCGAGACACTCACCGGCTGTCCGATCGAGCGGGCCTATGTCGACAAGGGATACCGCGGCCACGACGCACAAAATCCCCGTCGCGTCTTCATCTCCGGCCAGAAGCGCGGCGTTTTCGGTGTCATCAAGCGCGAGCTGCGCCGCCGCTCCGCCATCGAGCCCATCATCGGACACCTGAAGGCGGAAGGCCACCTCGGGCGCTGCTACCTCAAAGGCCGCGCCGGCGATGCCGCCAACGTCGTCCTCTCAGCCGTCGGACACAACTTCCGCCGCATCCTCGCCTGGCTGAGATATCTCTTGTGCCTGTTCCTGGCCCAGCTATGGCGCACGCTCGCCCGGCCAGCCTCGATCAATCCGGCTTCTTAA